One part of the Streptomyces ferrugineus genome encodes these proteins:
- a CDS encoding glycosyltransferase family 2 protein, with amino-acid sequence MHPIRPHAPRSARAPQVDVIVVGYNNAAHVTTAVRSALAQGPVVREVVAVDDCSTDASVDLLARLATTEPRLKVVRRRVNSGGCGSPRNTGLDRVTAPYVMFLDSDDVLPPGAVDALLTAATGADAQVAGGLCVRRELPGRREVPWQAPLYATHAVFEHPAQRPRLVHDTLCVNKLYRTDFLREHGIRFPEGRFPYEDFVFTARVLAARPRMALVPDRVYVWHVRRSADRLSISLDRADIANWRARTEATRLAYEILLGAGQKELARAARAKFLDHELRIYARELGLHDQRYQRAWWAHTRACLAEFDASDWAHNPTAPGRLIGRVVLASPEPRDLPRLRDLASRPARLLPPYAHSPDGTPVWSADLPEVTLEPLLTRPVHVLPLAVDAELRPRARTALLRLRLHELYGRVAQAGPEALEVVWRCRETGVAAGPSTRVALGPCPANGGGVWAAEVRVEWSAFGGSGRRSVPGASMSRASRAFTNAWDLHLRVCFRDGAYHEVTAHAVAGTGLLRRRAGISARHGVVLVRPYATHSGALALRVALGLRGSMSVVRGGLHRLLR; translated from the coding sequence ATGCACCCCATACGTCCTCACGCCCCCCGCAGCGCACGCGCCCCGCAAGTCGATGTCATCGTCGTCGGTTACAACAACGCCGCCCATGTGACGACCGCCGTCCGCTCGGCGCTGGCGCAGGGCCCAGTCGTCCGTGAGGTCGTCGCCGTGGACGACTGCTCGACGGACGCCAGCGTGGACCTGCTCGCCCGCCTCGCCACGACCGAGCCGCGCCTGAAGGTGGTCCGGCGCCGGGTCAACAGCGGCGGCTGCGGCAGTCCGCGCAACACCGGGCTCGACCGGGTGACCGCGCCGTATGTGATGTTCCTCGACAGCGACGACGTACTGCCGCCGGGCGCGGTGGACGCGCTGCTCACGGCGGCGACGGGGGCGGACGCGCAGGTGGCGGGCGGGCTGTGCGTACGGCGGGAGCTGCCCGGTCGGCGCGAAGTGCCCTGGCAGGCGCCCCTCTACGCCACGCACGCCGTCTTCGAGCACCCCGCTCAGCGCCCGCGCCTGGTCCACGACACCCTCTGTGTGAACAAGCTCTACCGCACGGACTTCCTGCGCGAGCACGGCATCCGCTTCCCCGAAGGCCGCTTCCCCTACGAGGACTTCGTCTTCACCGCGCGCGTGCTCGCCGCCCGGCCGCGCATGGCCCTCGTCCCCGACCGGGTGTACGTCTGGCACGTGCGCCGCTCGGCCGACCGGCTGTCGATCTCCCTGGACCGCGCCGACATCGCCAACTGGCGGGCGCGCACGGAGGCGACCCGGCTGGCGTACGAGATCCTGTTGGGCGCGGGGCAGAAGGAGCTGGCGCGGGCGGCACGCGCCAAGTTCCTCGACCACGAGCTGCGGATATACGCCCGTGAGCTGGGGTTGCACGATCAGCGGTACCAGCGCGCGTGGTGGGCGCACACGCGGGCGTGTCTCGCGGAGTTCGACGCGTCCGACTGGGCCCACAACCCCACCGCGCCCGGCCGCCTCATCGGCCGCGTCGTCCTGGCCTCCCCCGAGCCCCGCGACCTCCCCCGCCTGCGGGACCTGGCCTCCCGCCCGGCCCGCCTCCTCCCGCCGTACGCCCACTCCCCAGACGGCACCCCCGTCTGGTCGGCCGACCTGCCCGAGGTCACCCTCGAGCCGCTCCTGACCCGCCCCGTCCACGTCCTCCCGCTCGCCGTCGACGCGGAACTGCGCCCACGCGCGCGTACCGCCCTGCTGCGGCTGCGCCTGCACGAGCTGTACGGCAGGGTCGCGCAGGCGGGGCCGGAGGCGCTGGAGGTGGTATGGCGGTGCCGGGAGACGGGAGTCGCGGCGGGGCCGAGCACGAGGGTGGCGCTCGGGCCGTGCCCTGCCAACGGGGGTGGTGTCTGGGCGGCCGAGGTGAGGGTGGAGTGGTCAGCGTTCGGGGGGTCCGGCAGGCGGAGTGTGCCGGGAGCGTCCATGTCCAGGGCATCGCGGGCGTTCACGAACGCATGGGATCTCCACCTGCGCGTGTGCTTCCGGGACGGCGCCTACCACGAGGTCACGGCGCATGCGGTGGCGGGCACCGGTCTGCTGCGCCGGCGCGCCGGGATCAGTGCCCGTCACGGCGTCGTACTCGTCCGGCCGTACGCCACACACTCCGGTGCGCTGGCCCTGCGCGTCGCCCTGGGTTTACGCGGAAGCATGTCCGTGGTCCGCGGCGGACTCCACCGCCTGCTTCGCTGA